The Panicum virgatum strain AP13 chromosome 5K, P.virgatum_v5, whole genome shotgun sequence genome has a window encoding:
- the LOC120710709 gene encoding uncharacterized protein LOC120710709, giving the protein MASTTDKKDDDDGCGCFSWILATILINGFIILLTTLPSKKSIAYPDNKPTTCSVELAGFEGLQPALSPGAASPAFDLIVRVNNGHTFRLRRRGGDVIVSYGGVPLARGRTPGFELGDKEVLALPVKATSAGVGVPGDLLRLMTDERRLGVAQIQVEFGLAWESFVCDVELDGHPRVAECYKPNSVG; this is encoded by the coding sequence ATGGCGTCCACCACGGACAAGAAAGACGACGATGATGGCTGTGGATGCTTCTCGTGGATACTTGCCACGATCCTGATCAACGGCTTCATCATTTTGCTGACGACGCTCCCTTCGAAGAAATCCATCGCGTACCCTGATAACAAGCCGACCACATGCtccgtcgagctcgccggcttCGAGGGGCTGCAGCCGGCGCTGTCCCCGGGGGCAGCCTCGCCGGCCTTCGACCTCATCGTGCGCGTCAACAACGGCCACACCTTCCGcctgcggcgccgcggcggcgacgtcatCGTCTCCTACGGGGGCGTGCCCCTGGCGCGCGGGCGCACGCCGGGGTTCGAGCTGGGGGACAAGGAGGTGCTGGCGCTGCCGGTGAAGGCGACCAGCGCGGGGGTGGGCGTGCCCGGTGATCTGTTGCGCCTCATGACAGACGAGAGGAGGCTGGGCGTGGCGCAGATCCAGGTCGAGTTCGGGCTGGCTTGGGAGTCGTTCGTCTGCGACGTCGAGCTGGATGGGCACCCGCGCGTGGCCGAGTGCTATAAGCCTAACTCTGTAGGCTAG